In Allorhodopirellula heiligendammensis, one DNA window encodes the following:
- a CDS encoding SDR family NAD(P)-dependent oxidoreductase, with product MATTLITGASSGIGRELSKQFAAGGDDIVITARSESELNNLADEVRRAWHVNAMVIVCDLAQPHAADKLHEELVTRSIEVDNLVNNAGFGALGKFAELSPDRQTEMLMLNVVSLTRLTRLLLPSMLERGHGGVLNVGSIAAYQAGPNMCVYYASKAYVLSFTEALHEELRGTGLHVTCLEPGPTSTGFGDDSGMSSLPIFQSQAMSAENVAKAGYKAYRNNTDVVIPGWKNRALQTSAGFLPRFVTRKITAKIHGS from the coding sequence ATGGCAACGACATTAATCACAGGTGCCTCGTCGGGTATCGGGCGGGAGTTATCGAAACAGTTCGCTGCTGGCGGGGACGACATTGTCATAACCGCACGCAGCGAGTCGGAGCTCAATAACCTTGCCGACGAAGTTCGACGTGCGTGGCACGTTAATGCGATGGTGATCGTCTGTGATCTCGCCCAGCCCCATGCTGCGGACAAATTGCATGAAGAATTGGTCACGCGATCCATTGAAGTGGATAATTTGGTCAACAATGCGGGATTTGGAGCGCTCGGGAAATTTGCTGAGCTGTCGCCTGATCGTCAGACAGAAATGCTGATGTTAAACGTGGTTTCGCTAACACGCCTGACGCGCCTACTGTTGCCATCAATGTTAGAACGCGGCCACGGGGGCGTGCTCAACGTCGGCTCGATCGCAGCATACCAGGCAGGGCCGAACATGTGCGTCTACTACGCCAGCAAAGCGTACGTTCTATCCTTCACCGAAGCTCTCCATGAGGAACTGCGTGGCACTGGGCTCCACGTTACGTGTTTAGAGCCCGGCCCGACTTCAACCGGGTTCGGTGACGATTCGGGAATGTCGAGTTTGCCAATATTCCAATCGCAAGCCATGTCTGCTGAGAACGTAGCCAAAGCAGGATACAAAGCTTATCGTAACAATACTGACGTCGTGATACCGGGTTGGAAGAACCGAGCTTTGCAAACTTCAGCTGGTTTCCTGCCGAGATTCGTGACACGCAAAATAACGGCAAAAATTCACGGCTCGTGA
- a CDS encoding alpha-amylase family glycosyl hydrolase — protein MPATPSLEPAQSAVDATQAAGMGPIVLDRGVAFRVWAPHADNVSVIGDFNDWRSKANVMERDQGGCWYTYIEAAKPGDQYKYEISNGERTFQRIDPRVREVTNSVGNGIIHDPQFDWQGDAFQMASWNELVIYETHIGTFCRNDDNSVGTFEDYISKFDYLKELGVNALQIMPLAEFAGDFSWGYNPAHPYAIETAYGGPVGFKTFVREAHRAGFAVILDVVYNHFGPSDLDLWQFDGWSENDKGGIYFYNDYRSSTPWGDTRPDYGRGEVRSYIRDNAMMWLEDFHVDGLRYDMTLYIRSVDASGQQEIPEGWGLTQWVNREVHAYKPSAITIAEDLQDNAYLTKPDSEGGAGFSTQWDAAFVHPIRDVITQSDDAGRDMNKVRDALYHAYDGDAFRRVVYTESHDEVANGKARVPSEIDSDDPDAWFAQKRSTLGLALVLTAPGIPMLFQGQEFLVDGWFQDADELDWDQASEHGGIIKLTEKLIRLRRNLDGNTKGLTGQRIEVFHINHRNKVVAFQRGFDGGPGDDVVVIANFANQHFEQYQFGLPASGMWRRRFSSDRRMYSEDFAGQASGDIQAESSAYDGKPFSGRIELPPYTALIYSQEAT, from the coding sequence ATGCCAGCAACTCCCTCGCTTGAACCCGCTCAATCTGCTGTCGATGCAACCCAGGCGGCTGGGATGGGGCCGATCGTGCTCGATCGCGGTGTTGCATTCCGCGTTTGGGCACCTCATGCGGACAACGTATCGGTCATCGGCGACTTCAACGATTGGAGATCGAAAGCCAATGTGATGGAGCGGGATCAAGGAGGTTGTTGGTACACGTACATTGAAGCCGCCAAGCCTGGCGATCAATACAAATACGAAATTTCAAATGGCGAGCGCACGTTCCAACGGATTGATCCGCGTGTTCGAGAGGTGACCAATTCCGTCGGTAACGGGATCATTCATGACCCGCAATTTGACTGGCAAGGTGACGCATTTCAAATGGCGTCGTGGAATGAGCTGGTTATCTATGAAACACATATCGGAACGTTTTGCCGAAACGACGACAACAGCGTTGGGACCTTTGAGGACTACATCAGCAAGTTCGACTACCTGAAGGAGCTCGGTGTGAACGCATTACAAATCATGCCGCTCGCCGAGTTCGCCGGCGACTTTTCCTGGGGATACAATCCCGCGCATCCGTACGCGATTGAAACCGCCTACGGTGGGCCGGTTGGATTCAAGACATTTGTGCGTGAGGCGCACCGCGCCGGATTTGCTGTCATTCTCGACGTCGTTTACAACCATTTTGGTCCCAGCGATCTCGATTTATGGCAATTCGATGGTTGGAGCGAAAATGACAAGGGCGGTATCTACTTTTACAATGACTACCGCTCATCCACACCATGGGGTGACACGCGACCAGACTATGGTCGTGGCGAAGTGCGTTCCTATATCCGCGATAACGCGATGATGTGGCTCGAAGACTTCCACGTCGATGGTCTCCGCTACGACATGACCCTTTACATTCGCAGTGTTGACGCCAGCGGTCAGCAGGAGATTCCTGAAGGGTGGGGCCTCACACAGTGGGTCAATCGAGAAGTGCATGCGTACAAGCCCTCGGCGATCACTATTGCCGAGGACCTCCAAGATAACGCTTATCTTACGAAGCCAGACAGCGAAGGTGGTGCGGGGTTTTCGACTCAATGGGACGCTGCGTTCGTGCATCCCATTCGTGACGTCATCACCCAGTCGGATGATGCGGGCCGTGACATGAACAAAGTTCGAGACGCACTTTATCATGCGTACGATGGCGACGCCTTTCGACGTGTCGTCTATACCGAATCACACGATGAGGTCGCCAACGGCAAGGCACGTGTGCCCAGCGAAATTGATTCCGATGACCCCGACGCCTGGTTCGCTCAAAAGCGGTCGACACTCGGATTGGCACTTGTTCTAACCGCCCCCGGGATTCCAATGCTGTTCCAGGGCCAAGAATTCCTGGTCGACGGCTGGTTCCAAGATGCTGATGAACTTGACTGGGACCAAGCGAGCGAACACGGCGGCATCATCAAGCTGACAGAGAAACTAATTCGCTTGCGCCGGAATCTCGATGGCAACACGAAGGGACTCACCGGACAACGAATCGAGGTGTTTCATATCAATCACCGAAATAAGGTTGTGGCATTTCAGCGAGGTTTCGACGGTGGTCCTGGAGACGATGTTGTTGTGATTGCGAATTTCGCAAACCAACACTTCGAACAATATCAGTTTGGTTTGCCTGCGAGCGGGATGTGGCGCCGACGATTTAGCAGTGATCGGCGAATGTATAGCGAGGATTTTGCCGGGCAAGCGAGTGGCGACATCCAAGCAGAGTCGTCCGCATATGACGGAAAACCATTTAGTGGTCGAATAGAACTGCCGCCCTACACGGCGCTGATTTACTCCCAAGAAGCGACGTGA